A genomic window from Lycium barbarum isolate Lr01 chromosome 4, ASM1917538v2, whole genome shotgun sequence includes:
- the LOC132636736 gene encoding LOW QUALITY PROTEIN: terpene synthase 17-like (The sequence of the model RefSeq protein was modified relative to this genomic sequence to represent the inferred CDS: inserted 1 base in 1 codon): MELCTQNTAADEVITRRSGKHHPTVWGDHFLVYANLPGANKGEEKQHEDLKQEVRKMLEMAPSKSLQNLDLINTIQCLGVAYQFEREIDESLSYMYTRYEEWIGEVDGSDLHAIALCFRLLRQQGYYASCDAFRKFTDDQGNFNKELVKDVHGMLSLYEAAQFRVHGEEILDEALNFTITQLKVILPKLSNSLAQQVSNALKFPIKDGMVRVETRKYVSFYQENESHNEVLLNFAKLDFNILQRLHKKELCDITRWWKELEMVKGLPYARDKLVELYFWSLGVYFEPQYGVARKILTEVLCFISILDDTYDIYGTLDELTLLTEAIERWNVDASEQLPPYLKIIYRGLLDVYNEVEKELAQENKSFLVDYSITEMKKVLRSYFQEAQWYHGKKVPTIEHYVKNGIPSSGYQLLATTCWLGMGEVATKDAFDWIATEPPILVASCIIARLLNDLLSHEHEQERGDVASAIECYMNEYGVTXEAHIEIRKIIENHWKDLNQEYLNLTTVIPRILLMTIINQTRAVEFIYKDEDAYTFSKNNLKDVISMVLIDPII; this comes from the exons ATGGAGTTGTGCACACAAAATACTGCGGCTGATGAGGTTATTACACGTCGTTCAGGCAAGCATCATCCTACTGTTTGGGGAGACCATTTTCTTGTGTATGCTAATCTTCcg GGAGCCAATAAGGGGGAAGAGAAGCAGCATGAAGACCTAAAACAAGAAGTGAGAAAGATGCTAGAGATGGCTCCTTCAAAATCTTTGCAAAATCTTGATCTGATCAACACAATCCAATGTCTTGGCGTAGCTTATCAGTTTGAACGTGAGATTGATGAATCATTGAGTTACATGTACACCCGTTATGAAGAATGGATTGGTGAAGTTGATGGAAGTGACCTACATGCTATTGCTCTATGCTTTCGATTACTCAGGCAACAAGGTTATTATGCCTCATGTG ATGCTTTTAGGAAGTTCACTGACGACCAAGGAAACTTCAACAAAGAATTGGTTAAAGACGTGCATGGAATGTTGAGCTTATATGAGGCAGCACAATTCAGGGTACACGGCGAAGAAATTCTGGATGAAGCACTGAATTTCACCATCACTCAGTTAAAAGTAATTTTGCCTAAATTGAGCAACTCCCTTGCACAACAAGTCAGTAACGCACTGAAGTTTCCAATTAAAGATGGTATGGTGAGGGTAGAAACAAGGAAATACGTATCATTTTACCAAGAAAATGAATCACACAATGAAGTGTTACTAAACTTTGCCAAACTGGACTTTAACATCTTGCAAAGGTTGCATAAAAAGGAGCTATGTGATATCACAAG GTGGTGGAAAGAACTTGAAATGGTGAAGGGATTACCTTATGCAAGAGACAAATTGGTTGAGTTATACTTCTGGAGTTTAGGTGTCTACTTTGAACCTCAGTACGGAGTTGCGAGGAAAATATTAACAGAAGTTTTATGCTTCATTTCTATTTTGGATGACACATATGATATCTatggaacactggatgaactTACTCTCCTCACAGAGGCAATTGAAAG GTGGAATGTTGATGCTTCAGAACAGTTACCACCATATCTGAAGATTATTTACCGTGGTCTTCTAGATGTTTACAATGAAGTTGAGAAAGAGTTGGCACAAGAAAACAAGTCATTTCTAGTCGACTATTCCATAACTGAG atgAAAAAGGTGTTGAGGTCTTACTTCCAAGAGGCACAATGGTATCACGGGAAGAAAGTGCCAACAATAGAGCATTATGTGAAGAACGGAATTCCATCAAGCGGTTACCAATTGCTTGCAACTACTTGTTGGTTAGGCATGGGAGAGGTAGCAACAAAGGATGCATTTGATTGGATAGCAACTGAACCTCCGATACTTGTTGCTTCCTGTATCATTGCAAGATTACTCAATGATCTTTTGTCACATGAG CATGAACAGGAAAGAGGAGATGTAGCTTCTGCTATTGAATGTTATATGAATGAATATGGTGTCA AAGAAGCACACATAGAGATAAGGAAAATAATAGAGAATCATTGGAAGGATTTGAATCAAGAATACCTCAACCTCACAACCGTTATACCAAGAATCTTGCTCATGACTATAATCAATCAGACAAGAGCGGTGGAGTTCATATATAAAGATGAAGATGCTTATACTTTTTCCAAAAATAACTTGAAAGACGTCATCTCTATGGTGCTAATTGATCCTATTATATAG
- the LOC132636739 gene encoding early nodulin-93-like, with protein sequence MAAKNVSLASVDQKLAMAKRCSHEGVVAGAKAAVVASVATAIPTFACGKMVPWARANLNPTAKALIVSTAAGMAYFIVADKTILKTARQNSFKQG encoded by the exons ATGGCAGCAAAGAATGTGAGTTTGGCATCAGTGGACCAAAAATTAGCCATGGCTAAACGTTGCTCTCATG AAGGAGTAGTTGCAGGAGCAAAAGCAGCAGTTGTTGCATCAGTTGCTACTGCCATTCCAACT TTTGCTTGTGGGAAGATGGTACCTTGGGCAAGAGCCAATCTCAATCCAACTGCTAAAGCTCTTATTGTCTCCACTGCTGCTGGCATGGCATATTTTATTGTAGCTGACAAGACCATTCTGAAAACAGCTAGGCAAAACTCCTTCAAACAGGGCTAA
- the LOC132636737 gene encoding pentatricopeptide repeat-containing protein At1g08070, chloroplastic-like — MNLSTAPITILHFLPNSNPPYKLIQTHPSFSLLSKCKNMKDLKQVHSHFIKFGLHNTQFALTKLLEFCVTNQNGDLSYALSIFNTTQEPNIVMYNMTIRGYSLSSSPNLAIDFYEKLLFSGNQLNSYTFPFILKCCVKIMDTQMGKMIHGHVFKVGLMNDVYVHASLINMYAQTGEMDDARLVFDKSFQRDAVSFTALINGYALKGCIDDARELFDQMPERDVVSWNAMISGYAQMGRFEEALALFEEMRNVNVTPSVSTLLSVLSACARAGELKLGNWVRSWIDDHGLGSNVRLVNALIDMYAKCGDVKTARMLFEGLEEKDLVSWNVMIGGYTHSGNYKEALAVFHRMQHENIDPNEVTLLSILPACAQLGALDLGKWIHAYIDKHYQHLKNTSLWTSLINMYAKCGAITAAKQVFQGMKTKTLASYNVMISGLAMHGDAYEALELFRKMTEEGMKPDDITFVSVLTACNHAGLVDLGHEYFNSMIQTYKYTPKLQHYGYMIDLLGRAGKFDEAMAMIESMEIKPDGAIWGSLLGSCRIHKNVELGEYAAKNLFELEPENPGAYVLLSNIYAGAGQRDKVALVRTFLNDQGMKKVPGCTSIEIDRVVHEFLVSDIKHPQSNEIYNMLDEVDRLLEMAGHVPDTSEVHYEMDEELKEGKLSQHSEKLAIAFGLISTKPGTTLRIVKNLRVCGNCHEATKLISKIFNREIIARDRNRFHHFKDGSCSCMDYW, encoded by the coding sequence ATGAATCTCTCAACTGCACCTATCACTATCCTCCACTTTCTCCCAAACTCAAATCCCCCTTACAAACTcatccaaacacacccttctttTTCCCTCTTATCCAAATGCAAAAACATGAAAGACCTCAAACAAGTACATTCACACTTCATCAAATTTGGTTTACACAATACCCAATTTGCACTAACCAAATTACTTGAATTTTGTGTCACTAATCAAAATGGTGACTTGTCATATGCTTTGTCAATCTTTAACACTACTCAAGAACCTAATATAGTTATGTATAACATGACAATTAGAGGATACTCATTAAGTTCATCACCCAATTTAGCTATTGATTTCTATGAAAAATTGCTTTTTTCGGGTAATCAACTGAATTCTTATACATTTCCTTTTATTTTGAAGTGTTGTGTGAAAATAATGGATACCCAAATGGGGAAAATGATTCATGGACATGTTTTTAAGGTTGGGTTGATGAATGATGTTTATGTACATGCTTCACTTATTAATATGTATGCTCAAACTGGTGAAATGGATGATGCTAGGTTAGTGTTTGATAAAAGTTTTCAAAGAGATGCTGTGTCTTTCACGGCGTTGATCAATGGGTATGCGCTGAAGGGTTGTATCGATGATGCTCGTGAACTGTTTGACCAAATGCCTGAGAGAGATGTTGTTTCGTGGAATGCGATGATTTCAGGGTATGCTCAGATGGGTCGGTTTGAGGAGGCGTTAGCGTTGTTTGAGGAGATGAGAAATGTGAATGTGACACCTTCGGTGAGCACGTTGTTGAGTGTTCTCTCTGCTTGTGCTCGTGCAGGTGAACTTAAACTGGGGAATTGGGTTCGGTCGTGGATTGATGATCATGGTCTTGGTTCGAATGTTCGTCTTGTTAATGCACTTATTGATATGTACGCAAAATGTGGCGATGTTAAGACTGCAAGGATGTTATTCGAGGGTTTAGAGGAGAAAGATCTCGTGTCGTGGAATGTTATGATCGGGGGTTATACACATTCGGGCAATTATAAAGAAGCGTTGGCTGTTTTTCATCGAATGCAGCATGAAAATATAGATCCTAATGAAGTTACTTTGTTGAGCATCCTTCCAGCTTGTGCACAATTAGGTGCTCTAGATCTTGGCAAGTGGATACATGCCTATATTGACAAGCATTATCAACACTTGAAAAACACTTCTCTATGGACTAGTCTGATAAATATGTATGCAAAATGTGGAGCTATTACAGCAGCAAAACAAGTCTTTCAAGGAATGAAAACTAAAACTTTAGCTTCTTATAATGTGATGATCTCAGGATTAGCAATGCATGGGGATGCATATGAAGCTCTGGAGCTTTTCCGGAAAATGACAGAGGAAGGAATGAAACCAGATGATATAACATTCGTTAGTGTTTTAACAGCGTGTAATCACGCTGGTTTAGTGGATCTCGGTCACGAATATTTCAATAGCATGATCCAAACCTACAAGTACACACCAAAATTGCAGCATTATGGATACATGATTGACCTTTTAGGACGAGCAGGAAAATTCGATGAAGCAATGGCCATGATCGAAAGCATGGAGATAAAACCGGATGGTGCAATATGGGGTTCGTTGCTAGGGTCTTGTAGAATCCACAAAAATGTTGAGTTGGGTGAATATGCTGCCAAGAATCTATTTGAACTGGAACCTGAGAATCCTGGTGCTTATGTGCTCTTATCTAACATCTATGCAGGTGCTGGACAAAGGGACAAAGTAGCATTGGTAAGAACTTTTTTAAATGATCAAGGAATGAAGAAAGTTCCTGGTTGTACCTCCATTGAGATTGATAGAGTAGTTCATGAGTTTCTTGTTAGTGATATAAAACATCCGCAAAGTAACGAGATTTATAACATGTTGGATGAAGTTGATAGGCTATTGGAAATGGCTGGCCATGTTCCAGATACATCAGAGGTACATTATGAAATGGATGAAGAGTTGAAGGAAGGAAAGTTAAGTCAACATAGCGAGAAGTTGGCAATTGCCTTTGGATTGATCAGCACAAAGCCTGGGACAACTCTTAGGATTGTCAAGAATCTTAGAGTGTGTGGCAATTGTCACGAAGCAACGAAGCTGATATCGAAGATATTTAATAGGGAGATTATTGCAAGAGATAGAAATCGATTTCACCATTTCAAGGACGGTTCTTGCTCATGCATGGACTATTGGTGA
- the LOC132636738 gene encoding uncharacterized protein LOC132636738 isoform X2 — MFRSSLLKAVSKQLSYHPAVTKQLCRHPFQFHSERGMHRRNKKAMEFIAKGWNALQEVDRVIDYCEMNDKRLIPSLKTAKENFELALEADNSNTHARYWLSKLHLKYHVPGACKAVGAALLVEAAEMGDPEAQFELGCRLRVENEYVQSDQQAFYYLEKAVDQLHPGALYLLGAVYLTGDCVKKDVGSALWCFHRASQKGHAGAAVACGSLLLTGVELPESITKFYMKRGASSRISKRNGIDPELNPIDLAREQFEIAAKAGSDLGFRWLQRLAEELKCLQSS, encoded by the exons ATGTTCAGATCATCCCTTCTAAAGGCTGTGTCTAAACAGCTTAGTTATCATCCAGCTGTCACTAAACAGCTCTGTCGTCATCCTTTCCAGTTTCATTCAGAG AGAGGAATGCACAGAAGAAATAAGAAGGCAATGGAGTTCATAGCTAAAGGGTGGAATGCTCTGCAGGAAGTTGATAGAGTAATTGATTACTGTGAGATGAATGACAAACGTCTCATTCCTTCACTTAAG ACAGCAAAGGAGAATTTTGAGTTGGCCCTGGAAGCAGACAACTCAAATACGCATGCGAGATATTGGCTTTCAAAACTTCATCTCAAGTACCATGTCCCTGGGGCATGCAAAGCTGT AGGGGCTGCTTTGTTGGTGGAAGCTGCAGAGATGGGTGATCCAGAAGCTCAATTTGAATTAGGTTGCCGTTTAAGAGTTGAG AATGAGTATGTGCAATCAGATCAGCAGGCATTTTACTACTTGGAGAAGGCTGTTGACCAG TTGCATCCAGGTGCACTTTACCTCTTAGGTGCTGTGTATCTTACTGGGGATTGCGTGAAAAAAGATGTTGGCTCTGCATTGTGGTGCTTCCATAGAGCATCTCAGAAG GGTCATGCTGGAGCAGCTGTAGCTTGTGGATCCCTTCTACTCACAG GTGTGGAACTTCCAGAATCAATAACAAAATTTTATATGAAGAGGGGGGCCTCAAGCAGAATATCAAAGAGGAATGGAATTGATCCTGAGCTTAATCCGATTGATCTGGCCCGAGAACAATTTGAAATTGCTGCAAAAGCAGGATCTGACCTTGGATTTAGATGGTTACAAAGACTTGCCGAGGAATTGAAATGTCTGCAGTCTTCCTAG
- the LOC132636738 gene encoding uncharacterized protein LOC132636738 isoform X1: MKRQGAFEGSSFVYIGMWNPCAGRKIMFRSSLLKAVSKQLSYHPAVTKQLCRHPFQFHSERGMHRRNKKAMEFIAKGWNALQEVDRVIDYCEMNDKRLIPSLKTAKENFELALEADNSNTHARYWLSKLHLKYHVPGACKAVGAALLVEAAEMGDPEAQFELGCRLRVENEYVQSDQQAFYYLEKAVDQLHPGALYLLGAVYLTGDCVKKDVGSALWCFHRASQKGHAGAAVACGSLLLTGVELPESITKFYMKRGASSRISKRNGIDPELNPIDLAREQFEIAAKAGSDLGFRWLQRLAEELKCLQSS; this comes from the exons atgaaaagacaaggaGCATTTGAGGGGTCGTCATTTGTATATATCGGGATGTGGAACCCTTG TGCAGGCAGGAAGATAATGTTCAGATCATCCCTTCTAAAGGCTGTGTCTAAACAGCTTAGTTATCATCCAGCTGTCACTAAACAGCTCTGTCGTCATCCTTTCCAGTTTCATTCAGAG AGAGGAATGCACAGAAGAAATAAGAAGGCAATGGAGTTCATAGCTAAAGGGTGGAATGCTCTGCAGGAAGTTGATAGAGTAATTGATTACTGTGAGATGAATGACAAACGTCTCATTCCTTCACTTAAG ACAGCAAAGGAGAATTTTGAGTTGGCCCTGGAAGCAGACAACTCAAATACGCATGCGAGATATTGGCTTTCAAAACTTCATCTCAAGTACCATGTCCCTGGGGCATGCAAAGCTGT AGGGGCTGCTTTGTTGGTGGAAGCTGCAGAGATGGGTGATCCAGAAGCTCAATTTGAATTAGGTTGCCGTTTAAGAGTTGAG AATGAGTATGTGCAATCAGATCAGCAGGCATTTTACTACTTGGAGAAGGCTGTTGACCAG TTGCATCCAGGTGCACTTTACCTCTTAGGTGCTGTGTATCTTACTGGGGATTGCGTGAAAAAAGATGTTGGCTCTGCATTGTGGTGCTTCCATAGAGCATCTCAGAAG GGTCATGCTGGAGCAGCTGTAGCTTGTGGATCCCTTCTACTCACAG GTGTGGAACTTCCAGAATCAATAACAAAATTTTATATGAAGAGGGGGGCCTCAAGCAGAATATCAAAGAGGAATGGAATTGATCCTGAGCTTAATCCGATTGATCTGGCCCGAGAACAATTTGAAATTGCTGCAAAAGCAGGATCTGACCTTGGATTTAGATGGTTACAAAGACTTGCCGAGGAATTGAAATGTCTGCAGTCTTCCTAG